In Phaseolus vulgaris cultivar G19833 chromosome 10, P. vulgaris v2.0, whole genome shotgun sequence, a single genomic region encodes these proteins:
- the LOC137814713 gene encoding DNA-binding protein EMBP-1-like, giving the protein MDKSRRWKLAQALKSKSEASSKGIGDSIPPTSETAPTSLTFRPQNPPPTTTPQTLPSPIHPPNSPPPIAAMPLALAETTAVPAPLDKGKGVVVVPSEGEEESAEGQVFKRRRITQAVPQAVSSTSSSNHGADSLREHPPSATSPPQQMALEGGVESEPAQAASSPELPPPVQEMLWGYFHKISPGSQDEGAKKEGMNFYLGAFMACANTWCDQAKAKASEASALQALEKECASLKEEKEALARRWAHQEEAYKDSLRMAQKAEEEASKRLHEAEQAHAELLGQMVPLRVQVADLKDAVETSKAQQKKLEDHCVDREQKLAKTEAALEAKANTCDLLEAENTTLRAEMIKALEVREQELVTAVAAKDEELASQAKHFQTTKERLVQEAATAFTDGFAEALAHAAYANPGINVSDCNPFNEIVEGKIVPLEAPED; this is encoded by the coding sequence ATGGATAAGAGCAGGAGATGGAAACTCGCCCAAGCTTTGAAGTCTAAGAGTGAAGCTTCGTCCAAAGGGATTGGGGATTCCATACCTCCAACCTCTGAAACCGCTCCCACCTCCCTAACCTTTCGCCCCCAAAACCCACCTCCAACAACAACTCCCCAAACTCTTCCCTCTCCAATTCACCCCCCAAACTCACCACCTCCTATCGCGGCCATGCCCCTTGCCTTGGCCGAAACTACTGCTGTaccagccccccttgacaaaggtaAAGGGGTGGTGGTGGTGCCTTCTGAGGGTGAGGAGGAGTCTGCTGAAGGACAAGTCTTCAAGAGAAGAAGGATCACCCAGGCTGTCCCCCAGGCTGTCTCCTCCACATCTTCCTCAAACCATGGTGCTGATTCTCTAAGGGAGCACCCTCCAAGCGCCACCTCACCTCCACAACAAATGGCCTTGGAGGGCGGGGTCGAATCTGAACCTGCTCAAGCTGCATCTTCACCAGAGCTTCCTCCACCAGTCCAAGAAATGTTGTGGGGTTACTTCCACAAGATTTCCCCAGGGAGCCAAGATGAGGGAGCTAAGAAGGAAGGCATGAACTTCTATCTTGGCGCCTTCATGGCTTGTGCCAACACTTGGTGCGACCAAGCCAAGGCCAAAGCTAGCGAGGCCTCCGCCCTTCAAGCTCTAGAGAAGGAATGCGCTTCTctgaaggaggagaaggaaGCCTTGGCACGTCGCTGGGCCCACCAAGAGGAGGCCTACAAGGACTCCTTGAGGATGGCTCAGAAGGCCGAGGAGGAAGCTAGCAAAAGACTGCACGAGGCGGAGCAAGCCCATGCTGAACTCCTGGGGCAAATGGTTCCTCTTCGCGTGCAGGTCGCGGACCTCAAAGACGCAGTGGAAACTTCTAAGGCTCAACAGAAAAAACTTGAAGACCACTGCGTCGACCGAGAGCAGAAACTAGCCAAGACCGAGGCAGCACTTGAGGCCAAGGCGAACACTTGTGACTTACTGGAGGCCGAAAACACAACGCTGCGAGCAGAGATGATTAAGGCTCTAGAGGTTAGAGAACAAGAACTGGTCACAGCTGTAGCGGCCAAAGATGAGGAGCTGGCCTCACAAGCAAAACACTTCCAAACAACAAAGGAGAGGCTGGTCCAAGAAGCTGCGACTGCGTTCACCGACGGGTTTGCTGAGGCTCTTGCCCATG